Genomic window (Fusobacterium varium):
TTAAATTATAAAAACCACTCAGCAATCATACATCTAGCAGATCCACCACCATTTGTTTCTATTGTGTGGATATCTGCATAAAGTATCTCATCATACTTCTCAATAATATTTTTTTGCTCTTCAGTCAAAGCTTCATAAGCAGTTTTAGACATCACTAATATTTTATCTCCATTAACTTTCTTCAATTCAATAGTATTTCCTAAGAAATGTTTAGTTTGTTCTTCAGAGATTTCAATAAGTTCTTTTCCAGAGTTGATAATACTATCTTTTAAAACTGCCCTCTCTTTCTCATCTTCAATAGCCTTTAAGAAAACTATTGCAAAATTTTCAGCTATTGTTAGCATAACATTTGTATGGTAGATAGGAGCTTTTTGCCCATTGATAGTTTGGAATCCACTAAAAGTAACTCCTCTATATCCCATAGTTTCACAAAACTCATTAAATAACTCTTTATTAGTTCTTTTAGAGATATTAGCATAAGCAATTTTATTTTTTCTATCTAAACATATACTTCCTGTTCCCTCTAAAAATCTATCTCTCTTCTCATTTTCAGTAAAATCAACAATTTTTAGATTTTCTCTATTTTTTACAAATTCAAGTATCTTATCTGTTCTCTCAAGTCTTCTATTTTCTGCATACATAGGGTAAAGAACAAGAGTGTTATTGCTATGAGTACTAAACCAGTTATTTGGAAAGATACTATCTGGAGTGTGAGGAGTTAAAGTATCTTGTAATACAATAACATCAATAGTAGCTCCTCTTAATTTTTCTACAAAAGCATCAAACTCCTTTTCAGCACTTTTCTCAATAGCATCAACTGAACTATTCTCTTTAATCTGATATAGATTATCCTTTCCTGTTTCTTCATTATAGCCAAAAGCTATCGGTCTTACCATTAAAATTTTATTCGTGATAAATTCTTTCATAAAAACCTCCTACATAATTCATTATAGTTAATTTTTTCAGAACTAGAGATGTTAATATTATAGTTCTTTTTCTAATAAATTACAAATAAAACCTTACTATAAAATTTCTCTTACAACATTAATCTAAGTCTAATATTAGTTAAAATTAAGAAAAGAGCTACTACAAACTAATAAATTTTATTAATTTGTAGTAGCTCTAAATTTTTAAATCTAAATATTATTTATTTCTATTTCCTATATAATCAGCAAGTTTTAAAAGTATAGCACTTTTTTCTTCTCCAAATCTTTCAACAAGAATAGATTTAGCCTCTTCAATAGTATTTTTTAAAAGTTCCTTACTTTCATTTAATCCAATTAAAGCAGGGTAAGTTGATTTTTCTAATTCTTGATCACTACCAACAGGTTTCCCTAAAGTTAGGAAATCCCCTTCAATATCAAGAATATCATCTTTTATTTGGAAAGCTAATCCAATTAATTCAGAAAATCTTATTAAAGTTTCCTTTTCTTCAGTAGTAGCCTCTCCAATAATACAACCTATTTCAACAGGAAGTTTAATTAGCTTTCCAGTTTTATTTGAATGGATATATTTCAGAGTTTCCATATCAATACGTTTTCCCTCGCTTGCAATATCCATCATTTGCCCACCAATCATTCCATTTATTCCTGCGTAGCTAGAAGTAAGCTTTACAATTTCAACTATTTGCTCAGGAGCTAAATGTGAATTTCTAGCAGTTAAAATATAGAAAGCATGAGTAAGAAGAGCATCTCCTATAAGGATACCTTCAGCTTCTCCAAATTTTTTATGAGTAGTAAGTTTTCCTCTTCTAAAATCATCATTGTCAAGAGCTGGAAGATCATCATGAACAAGTGAGTATGAGTGTATCATCTCAATTCCAACACCAGAGGCGATCCCTTTAGTTTTATCTTTTCCTAATATATCAAGAGTCATAAAAAGAAGAATAGGTCTAAGTCTTTTTCCTCCATTTAGTATTGCATATTTCATACCTTCAGCAATAACTTCTGGATAAGTAAGTTCAGCAAGATAAGAATCAATACTACTTTCTATCAATTTTTTATGCTCATCTAAATAATTTTTAAAAAACATAATTAAACCTCCTCTGTTAAAATTTCCCCATTTTCTTCTTTAACTTTTAAAATTTTTCCCTCTGCCTTATTTAAAAGATCAGAAGATTTTTTTAAAAGTTTCATAGCATTTTCATATTCTTTAATAGAGTCAGTTAAACTAAGCTCTCCACTTTCTAATCTTTCAATTATCTCATCTATCTCTAAAAGATTATCTTCAAAACTTCCAGTTTTTTTACTCAATAGAATCACCTCAAATACTATGTTTTACCTAGTGTAAAATGTTATACACTTTTTACCATATTTTCTTTCATCAGCTTTTTTGAAAGATCCAATCACATCTTCCATCTCTTCAAAAAGATGGTGCTCACTTATAATAAGTCCACCTTCAGCAAGGATACCATTTTTTTCAATAGATCTGATAACTTTAGTACAAACTTCATCTTTGTAAGGGGGATCCATAAATATTATATCAAATTTCTCCCCTTTTCTCCCTAAAATTTCAATAGCTCTAATAACATCATTTTTATATGCTCTACATCTATCTTGAAAACCTAGATTATTAACATTTTCTATAATATATTTTAAAGCCTCACTATCTTTCTCTATCATAACAGCTCTTTTAGCTCCACGGCTTAAAGCTTCTAGTGATATACTACCACTTCCACTAAATAGATCAAGAAAAACAGAATCAGGAACATATGGAGCTATAATTGAGAATAGAGATTCTTTCATGCTCCCTAAAGTTGGTCTTGTATCAGTTCCTTTTCTACTTTTTATTGTTTTATTTTTAGCTTCTCCTGTAATTATTTTCATCTATAATATCAACTCCTAATAGATAAACATAGCATCTCCAAAACTAAAGAAATGATATTTTTCCTCTACAGCTGTCTTATAGACATCTAGCATAAACTCTCTTGAAGAGAATGCAGATACAAGCATAAGTAGAGTAGATTTTGGTAAATGGAAGTTTGTAATAAGAGCATCTATCACTTTAAATTTATACCCTGGGTATATAAATATATCAGTACTTCCTTTTGTAGCTTTAACCAATCCATTTTCATCAACAGCAGATTCTAAAGCTCTAGTACTTGTTGTTCCCACAGATATTATTCTCTTTCCATTTCTCTTTCCCTCATTGATTATATCAGCAGCTTCTTGAGGAATCTCATAAGTTTCTTCATGCATTTTGTGATCTAATACATCTTCAGTTTGTACAGGTCTAAATGTTCCTAACCCTACCTCTAAAAATATATCTACTATCTTTATCCCTTTTTTTTCTATTTTTTCTAATAACTCTTTTGTAAAATGAAGTCCTGCTGTAGGTGCAGCAACAGACTCCCCTTTTATAGCATAGACAGTTTGGTATCTGTCTTTTTCTTTTAAAGCTTCAACTATATATGGTGGAAGAGGCATCTTTCCAAGTTTATCTAAAACCTCTTCAAAAGCACCTTCATACTCAAATTTGATAATTCTATTTCCATCATCTTTGATCTCAATTAGCTCTCCAATAAGTTCGTTTTTTTCTCCAATATAAAGTTTTTGTCCAACTTTAAGTTTTTTAGCTGGCTTTAAAAGACATTCCCAAGTATTTAGATCTATTCTTTTTATTAAAAGAATCTCTAAAACTCCACCTGTTTCTTTATGTCCAAACAATCTAGCTGGAATTACCTTAGTTGAGTTTCTAACTAAAATATCGCCTTCATGTAGATAATCAATTATCTCATAAAAAATTTTATGTTCTACTGTTCTATTTGTTTTATCTACCAACATAAGTCTAGCATGATCTCTAGGTTCTCTAGGTTGCTGACCTATTAACTCTTCTGGTAGATGGTAATCATAATCATGTAATTTTGTAGACACTATTTGTCACCACACTTCTTTCCAATAACTACTCTATCTATTCCACCATAGTCCTTAACTATTGATAGAATATCAAATCCATTTTCTTGCATTAATTCACTAACTGTTTCAGCTTGGTTATATCCTACTTCAAAGGCTAGAATACCATTATCATTTAGATAAGTAGATGCCTCTTTTGAAATTTTTGAATAGAAATAATAACCATCTCCATTATCAGTAAGAGCATTTTCAGGCTCATATTTTAAAACTTCAGGCATTAACTCTTGATACTCATTTAGAGGAATATAT
Coding sequences:
- a CDS encoding amidinotransferase → MKEFITNKILMVRPIAFGYNEETGKDNLYQIKENSSVDAIEKSAEKEFDAFVEKLRGATIDVIVLQDTLTPHTPDSIFPNNWFSTHSNNTLVLYPMYAENRRLERTDKILEFVKNRENLKIVDFTENEKRDRFLEGTGSICLDRKNKIAYANISKRTNKELFNEFCETMGYRGVTFSGFQTINGQKAPIYHTNVMLTIAENFAIVFLKAIEDEKERAVLKDSIINSGKELIEISEEQTKHFLGNTIELKKVNGDKILVMSKTAYEALTEEQKNIIEKYDEILYADIHTIETNGGGSARCMIAEWFL
- a CDS encoding polyprenyl synthetase family protein yields the protein MFFKNYLDEHKKLIESSIDSYLAELTYPEVIAEGMKYAILNGGKRLRPILLFMTLDILGKDKTKGIASGVGIEMIHSYSLVHDDLPALDNDDFRRGKLTTHKKFGEAEGILIGDALLTHAFYILTARNSHLAPEQIVEIVKLTSSYAGINGMIGGQMMDIASEGKRIDMETLKYIHSNKTGKLIKLPVEIGCIIGEATTEEKETLIRFSELIGLAFQIKDDILDIEGDFLTLGKPVGSDQELEKSTYPALIGLNESKELLKNTIEEAKSILVERFGEEKSAILLKLADYIGNRNK
- the xseB gene encoding exodeoxyribonuclease VII small subunit; the protein is MSKKTGSFEDNLLEIDEIIERLESGELSLTDSIKEYENAMKLLKKSSDLLNKAEGKILKVKEENGEILTEEV
- the rsmD gene encoding 16S rRNA (guanine(966)-N(2))-methyltransferase RsmD: MKIITGEAKNKTIKSRKGTDTRPTLGSMKESLFSIIAPYVPDSVFLDLFSGSGSISLEALSRGAKRAVMIEKDSEALKYIIENVNNLGFQDRCRAYKNDVIRAIEILGRKGEKFDIIFMDPPYKDEVCTKVIRSIEKNGILAEGGLIISEHHLFEEMEDVIGSFKKADERKYGKKCITFYTR
- the queA gene encoding tRNA preQ1(34) S-adenosylmethionine ribosyltransferase-isomerase QueA yields the protein MSTKLHDYDYHLPEELIGQQPREPRDHARLMLVDKTNRTVEHKIFYEIIDYLHEGDILVRNSTKVIPARLFGHKETGGVLEILLIKRIDLNTWECLLKPAKKLKVGQKLYIGEKNELIGELIEIKDDGNRIIKFEYEGAFEEVLDKLGKMPLPPYIVEALKEKDRYQTVYAIKGESVAAPTAGLHFTKELLEKIEKKGIKIVDIFLEVGLGTFRPVQTEDVLDHKMHEETYEIPQEAADIINEGKRNGKRIISVGTTSTRALESAVDENGLVKATKGSTDIFIYPGYKFKVIDALITNFHLPKSTLLMLVSAFSSREFMLDVYKTAVEEKYHFFSFGDAMFIY